The genomic region CATGGCTTTTACGCTGACCTTCCGGTTGCGGGTCTATCTCACGATTCTTGCCATTATTCTCACGTGTGGGATGATCGGCCTGATGGTGACCGAGAACTTCCCACCCCTCGATGCATTCTACTTCCTCATCGTGACGATCGCAACCGTGGGGTACGGGGACATTCACCCCATAACTCCTGCCGGCAAGCTTCTCGTGATCGCAATCATCATCACGGGCGTTGGGTGTTTTGTCGGCGTGGTGGCAAATACCATTGAGAACATGATCGATGAGCGCGAACGAAAGGTTCGTCTTGAAAAACTGAACATGATCATCGGCGTTTTCTTCTCGGAAGTGGGATCGAAACTCCTCAGAAAATTCAGTGCCCGTGATCCTTCTATCCAGGAGATCCGGTCCGCACTCCTCGTCTCTTCTGCCTGGTCAGATACCGATTTTTCCCGGGCCTACAAAGCACTGGACAAACATGTCTGCAGCCTTGACAGCAGAGAAGTTCCTCTGGAAGAACTGCATGCATTTCTTGCACATCATAAGGGTTTCATGCTCTCCCTTCTTGAAAATCCCCAGCTCATAGAGCACGATCGTTTCACCCCACTCCTCCAGGCACTCTTTCACCTGACCGAGGAACTGCTGGCCCGGGAGACCCTGACCGGGCTTCCCGAAACGGATTATGCCCATCTCTCCGGGGACATCAACCGGGTCTATGGCATGCTCTGCACGGAATGGCTCGCGTATATGAAATACCTCAAACATAATTACCCGTACCTCTTCTCGCTTGCCATGCGGACCAACCCGTTCGATGCACAGGCATCGCCGGTTGTCCGGTAATTTTTCTCCCTGTACCGGCTTCCAGGGTCGAGGGCCTGACAAGATGGGGTTAAAAAAAACGGTTCCGTGGCAGAAATTTAAAAAAAATTGCGGCTCGATATCGGAGCTTACGCCATCATGGCATATGCCAGGATGGAGAGGAGGAACGCAAGCAGGATCATTGCAAGCGAGAGCGGGGCAACAAAGACGAGCATGGCGTTCACGGTGCTTGCCAGCTGGGCGATCCGGTTGGACCCGAAGACCACGATGTGTTCGCACTGGGCGGTTGCTGCCCCGGCTTCTGCCGGTGCCAGGTCATCGATGGCTTCCCGCACGCTCTGCATGACGTGGGGCAGGAACTCCTTGACCCCGACGTGCATTCCCACGGGGTTCTTGCCGGTGATGGTGTTGACGACATGCGAATCGGTTGTCATCACTTCGGCGTGATCGACAATGGTCAGGATCTCTTCAAGAAGGATCTCCCGGACACCGGCTGCCATATTGTTCCCGTCGATGAGGATGTACGCGGTCTTCTGGCCGTCGACTTCGGTCACCAGGGTCTGGATCCCGAGATCGCCGAATCCCTCATCGCGGCCGTACGGGACAGTGTGATGCGCTACCCCGATCCTGAACGGGTGGAGCGGGGCCGAGAGGCAGGCGTTCATCCCGTCCAGGCAGGCCCGCTGGTACTCGGTGGCAGTCAGGGTTGCAAGGAGCACCGGCGATGAGAGATCCGTCATGCAGTTGTGGCCATCGACAATCGCCACGTGGGGGAACCAGCGGTGGCCTTCGGCCATGATGGTCATCCCGATCGAGAAGTCCAGGTCTTCGGTCCGGTGGGGGGAGCGGGTGGTCACGACAAGAACCGAATCGCCAAAGCGCTGGTAGAGCACCTGGACGGTCCCGACCGAGATGCGGCCGGATCTTCCGGCACCGGATGAGTACACTACATCGTTCCGTGACTTCTGCAGCGCATCGATCACTTTTTTTATCTCACTCTCCGAGACCAGGTTGAAGTCGTGCGTTGCGCAGCCGTGGGCAACGAGCGTCTCGTCTTCAAAGCTGTCGTGCAGGACCTTGGGGAGGTTGCCGCCGCCGATCTCGCCCATCGGCCCCGGGTGGAGGTTCGGGACCGTGAAGATGACCGGCAACTTGTCCTGTCTTTTGAAGAAGAAACTCACCTGGGGAACAAAGATCTCCTCGCCTATCTCGCGGAAGAAGTCCTCCATTCCCTTGGACCCGTCGGTCATGTGGGCTATGAACGCATTGACAAACGCAAGTCCCCGTATTTTGAACGCCCGCTGCAGGGGCCGCTCGATCATCCAGACAAGGATTGCAAACCCGAGACCGAAGACCAGCTGGAGGAGGAGAGCAAAGATCCCGAACGCCACAAAGCCGAACGTTGTCGAGAACATGAGCATCCCGGCCAGGATCCCTGGGCCGCTCTGGGTGAACGCCGGCAGGATCATCCGGGGAAGGCGGTAATCGGAGATCGCGACCAGGACAAACAGGCGAAGGCCGAAGATGAACCCGAGCGATATCGCATAGAAGAGCGGGAGGTA from uncultured Methanoregula sp. harbors:
- a CDS encoding potassium channel family protein, producing MAFTLTFRLRVYLTILAIILTCGMIGLMVTENFPPLDAFYFLIVTIATVGYGDIHPITPAGKLLVIAIIITGVGCFVGVVANTIENMIDERERKVRLEKLNMIIGVFFSEVGSKLLRKFSARDPSIQEIRSALLVSSAWSDTDFSRAYKALDKHVCSLDSREVPLEELHAFLAHHKGFMLSLLENPQLIEHDRFTPLLQALFHLTEELLARETLTGLPETDYAHLSGDINRVYGMLCTEWLAYMKYLKHNYPYLFSLAMRTNPFDAQASPVVR
- a CDS encoding DUF2070 family protein, encoding MAQGSDVKLGQLTKYIFTAPSWQRSLFIIVLLGLFIDAASARAWVYLPFSGTLAFTLPAVAALVLTKPIIELGGKTMTWNRSALLALSCTIFAVIITLGSLLFSVRYLPLFYAISLGFIFGLRLFVLVAISDYRLPRMILPAFTQSGPGILAGMLMFSTTFGFVAFGIFALLLQLVFGLGFAILVWMIERPLQRAFKIRGLAFVNAFIAHMTDGSKGMEDFFREIGEEIFVPQVSFFFKRQDKLPVIFTVPNLHPGPMGEIGGGNLPKVLHDSFEDETLVAHGCATHDFNLVSESEIKKVIDALQKSRNDVVYSSGAGRSGRISVGTVQVLYQRFGDSVLVVTTRSPHRTEDLDFSIGMTIMAEGHRWFPHVAIVDGHNCMTDLSSPVLLATLTATEYQRACLDGMNACLSAPLHPFRIGVAHHTVPYGRDEGFGDLGIQTLVTEVDGQKTAYILIDGNNMAAGVREILLEEILTIVDHAEVMTTDSHVVNTITGKNPVGMHVGVKEFLPHVMQSVREAIDDLAPAEAGAATAQCEHIVVFGSNRIAQLASTVNAMLVFVAPLSLAMILLAFLLSILAYAMMA